One Cervus elaphus chromosome 27, mCerEla1.1, whole genome shotgun sequence genomic region harbors:
- the CHMP1B gene encoding charged multivesicular body protein 1b, giving the protein MSNMEKHLFNLKFAAKELGRSAKKCDKEEKAEKAKIKKAIQKGNMEVARIHAENAIRQKNQAVNFLRMSARVDAVAARVQTAVTMGKVTKSMAGVVKSMDATLKTMNLEKISALMDKFEHQFETLDVQTQQMEDTMSSTTTLTTPQGQVDMLLQEMADEAGLDLNMELPQGQTGSVGTSVASAEQDELSQRLARLRDQV; this is encoded by the coding sequence ATGTCCAACATGGAGAAACACCTGTTCAACTTAAAGTTCGCGGCCAAGGAACTGGGCAGGAGTGCCAAAAAATGCGACAAGGAGGAAAAGGCCGAAAAGGCCAAGATTAAAAAGGCCATTCAGAAGGGCAATATGGAAGTTGCGAGGATTCACGCAGAGAACGCGATTCGCCAGAAGAACCAGGCTGTGAATTTCTTGAGGATGAGCGCGCGGGTGGACGCAGTGGCCGCCAGGGTCCAGACGGCCGTGACGATGGGCAAGGTGACCAAGTCGATGGCCGGAGTGGTTAAGTCGATGGACGCGACGTTGAAGACCATGAACCTCGAGAAGATCTCCGCCCTGATGGACAAGTTCGAGCACCAGTTCGAGACGCTGGACGTTCAGACACAGCAGATGGAGGATACGATGAGCAGCACGACGACGCTGACCACTCCCCAAGGCCAGGTGGACATGCTGCTGCAGGAAATGGCAGACGAGGCCGGCCTCGACCTCAACATGGAGCTGCCGCAGGGCCAGACCGGCTCCGTGGGCACGAGCGTGGCCTCGGCCGAGCAGGACGAACTGTCCCAGAGGTTGGCCCGCCTGCGGGACCAGGTGTGA